The genomic DNA CAAGATCTTCGAGCGGTTGTTCAACGGTGTCCAGTCGTTCATCGACGACGTCTCGACCGACGAGAACCACGCCCTGCGCACGCAGTTCGACGCGAAGGTGCGCGAGTACGCGCACACGCTGCGCACCGATCCCGAGGCCGCCGCCAAGGTCGACGCCATCAAGGAGGACGTGCTCAACCATCCGGCCGTCCGCGAATGGTCGCAGAGCGCGTGGACCGCGATCAAGCGCCAGATCATCGACATGGCAGCGGATCCGGAGTCGGACCTCCGCAGGAGCGTGGACGGCACCATCGTCCGCGTGGGTCGGATGCTGCAGGACGACCGCGACCTGCAGCGCAAGGCCGACGCCTGGATCGAGCGCGGCATGCTCTACATCGTCGACCAGTACAAGGACGACATCTCCGACCTCATCTCCGGCACGGTCGCCCGCTGGGACACGCAGGAGACCTCGAAGAAGATCGAGACGCTGGTCGGGCGCGACCTGCAGTTCATCCGGATCAACGGCACCGTCATCGGCGCCCTCGCCGGACTCGTCATCTACACGATCGCGCAGCTGTTCAGCGGCTGACCTCGTCGTCGGTCCGCAGGTCGAGGCCGAGGTCGAGCACCGGGGCGGAGTGGGTCAGCGCGCCGACCGCGAGGTAGTCGACCCCGGTGGCCGCCACCTCGGCGGCGCCGGCCAGCGTCAGGCCGCCGCTGGCCTCGAACCGCGCTCCCGAGCCCGCGGCCCGGCCGAGCTCGACACACTCCCGCAGCTGGCCGGGGGTCATGTTGTCCAGCAGGATAAGCTCGGCGCCGGCCGCCACGGCCTCGCGGGCCTGCTCGACGGTGTCCACCTCGACCTCCACCGGCACGGCCGCCCCGCACCGCTCCCGCACGGCGCGGTAGGCGGCGGTGACCGAACCGGCCGCGGTGACGTGGTTGTCCTTGATCAGGGCGGCGTCCCCGAGCCCCATCCGGTGGTTCACGCCGCCGCCGCAGCGCACCGCGTACTTCTGCAGCTCGCGCAGCCCGGGGACCGTCTTGCGGGTGTCGCGCACCCGCGCCCCGGTGCCGG from Cumulibacter manganitolerans includes the following:
- the nadC gene encoding carboxylating nicotinate-nucleotide diphosphorylase; the encoded protein is MADGDPVVPGSVVLGVSGPLPVILTAERTMLNLLCQLSGVATLTAAWQRAVAGTGARVRDTRKTVPGLRELQKYAVRCGGGVNHRMGLGDAALIKDNHVTAAGSVTAAYRAVRERCGAAVPVEVEVDTVEQAREAVAAGAELILLDNMTPGQLRECVELGRAAGSGARFEASGGLTLAGAAEVAATGVDYLAVGALTHSAPVLDLGLDLRTDDEVSR